A part of Aegilops tauschii subsp. strangulata cultivar AL8/78 chromosome 2, Aet v6.0, whole genome shotgun sequence genomic DNA contains:
- the LOC109746403 gene encoding uncharacterized protein — translation MPMEAAHGSPPIVDLSRPPSPSVPRSSVSRSPLVPLPPTLPVSLPDIDRRRLPPLSLPDPDQPPLLPSFCRFPISLPVAGGGALLPSRCTQTSLPLPAFLPPPPPLGFLSPIPNPLALHSFLAAATSGARSWRPQAGTEDPCPARSGARPSPSDEVVQIVHGDAAGDPTVVTVSCPDKTGLGCDLCRLVVLFGLNVHKGDMSTDGHWCYIRLGSPPRAGAGPWTGTSSRSGWWSFVRTALEQTRLHTALMPHPSQEKFRLIRANDDATVLDALSFSARKIRVLRSLTVEKKNYVQEPSLVDMHEEEEIVSPHKEDA, via the exons atgcccatg GAAGCAGCCCACGGATCACCCCCTATAGTCGATCTGAGCCGTCCACCCTCTCCCTCAGTCCCTCGATCCAGCGTCTCTCGCTCACCTCTCGTCCCTCTCCCACCAACCCTCCCTGTCTCCCTCCCCGATATAgatcgccgccgcctcccccctctctctctccccgatccagatcaGCCGCCTCTCCTCCCTTCCTTCTGTCGCTTCCCTATCTCTCTTCCCGTCGCCGGTGGCGGCGCCCTCCTTCCCTCACGCTGCACCCAAACCTCCCTCCCGCTCCCAGCATTTCTTCCTCCTCCGCCACCTCTAGGGTTTCTCTCCCCAATCCCCAATCCCCTAGCGCTCCACTCCTTCCTTGCCGCCGCCACCTCCGGTGCCCGATCCTGGCGACCTCAGGCAGGAACCGAAGACCCCTGTCCGGCGAGATCCGGCGCGCGCCCAAGCCCGAGCGATGAGGTGGTCCAGATCGTGCACGGGGACGCAGCGGGGGACCCGACGGTGGTCACCGTCAGCTGCCCGGACAAGACCGGCCTGGGCTGCGACCTCTGCCGCCTCGTCGTCCTCTTCGGCCTCAACGTCCACAAGGGCGACATGAGCACCGACGGCCACTGGTGCTACATCAGGCTCGGGTCGCCGCCTCGCGCCGGGGCCGGGCCGTGGACTGGGACATCCTCAAGGAGCGGCTGGTGGAGCTTCGTCCGCACCGCGCTGGAGCAGACCCGCCTCCACACCGCCCTCATGCCCCACCCCTCGCAG GAAAAGTTCAGGCTCATACGAGCCAACGACGATGCGACTGTTTTGGATGCTCTCTCCTTCAGCGCTCGTAAAATTAGAGTGCTTCGCAGCTTGACGGTTGAGAAGAAAAACTATGTTCAG GAGCCCTCTTTGGTCGACATGCATGAGGAGGAGGAAATTGTCTCCCCACACAAG GAGGATGCCTGA